In the bacterium SCSIO 12741 genome, CTTGCTTTTCTTTTTCAGCCTGAAGTCTGGCTCGTTCGGCTTCTTCCTGAGCTAAACGTTCCTGCTCTTCCTTGGCTTCACGTTCTGTAATCTGTTGGATACGGGTAGTTGCCAAAGTGTGACCGGCTTCCAAAGTCAAAACTTCGTTGAACTTACTTTTAGCTGTGGTTAAATCTCCACCGTTGAAGGCGGCATCAGCTTCATCTACGAGCGTCTGAATTTGTTTTTTGCGCTCTTCAGCAGCTTGGGCAAGAGCCGCGGCTTCCTGTTTTTCTTTTTCCGCTTGAAGTCGAGCCTTTTCAGCTTCTTCTTGAGCCAGACGATCCTGCTCTTCCTTGGCCTCTCGATCTTTAATTTGTTGAAGGCGAGTTCCGGCTAAGGCATGAGACGCATCCAAGGTCAGAACTTGGTTAAACTTGCCTTTTGCCGTAGTTAAATCTCCACTGTTCAAGGCTGCATCACCTTCGCTCATCAACGACTCAATCTGCTTCTTAAGTTCTTCTTCTTCCTGTGCCTTGGCAGCAGCAGCCTGCTTTTCTTGTTCCGCTTTCAGGCGAGCTTGTTCGGCTGCTTCTTGTTCCGCCATTTTCTGATCGACCAGAGCGATTTGAGATTGAGCTGTACTATTTCCATCGTCTATGCTCAAGGCTTGTTGATAAGCACTTTTGGCAGCAGCCCAGTTTTCAGCAGCCAGGGCTTCGTTTCCTTGATCGATGAAAGCCTGAACTTTTTCCTGCAATTCGGCTTTATCCGCCGCTTGTTGAGCGGCTAAGGCGGCAGCAGCTTTTTCTTTTTCCTGAGCGGCCATCTTATCCGTAACCGATTGTAGTTTTTGTTGAGCTTCGCTGGAACCTGAATCCAAATTCAATGCTTCCTGGTACTTGCCTTTGGCATCGGTAAGTTTTCCTTCACTTTCAAACTGCTCTCCCTGGGCGATTAGCTGAGCCAGTTTGCGTTCTTTTTCTTCTTGAGCGGCTTGTTGCTCGGCTTCCTCAGCCGCTTTTTCTTTTTCCGCTTTCACGGCCGCATCCAAGGCAGTTTGGTATTCCGATTTTTTCTCTAAAGCCGGAGTGTAGTTTGGAACGAGACCTAAAGCTTCATCTACCAAATTCAGGGCTTCACGATGATTACCTCCCGATGCTTGAGTGGTGGCTTGAGCGAGTAGGGCATCTGCTTTTCCTTCTTGTTCAGCCTTGAGTTTAGCCGCTTTTTCTGCTTCTTCCTGTTCGCGCTGTTGCTTTTCTTGTTCGTCCAGCAATCCAGAAACCCGAGCCATGGAGGTTTTAACCTCTCCGTTCTCAGGATCAATGAGGAGGGCAGCAGCAAGTTTGTCTTTGGCACCTGAGTAGTTCTGGCCCTCTTCCAAGGATTTGGCCTCACCCAGCAGAGCGGTCACTTTAGCCTCTTTTTCAGCCGCTTCGGCTGCGGCCAGTTCTTTCTCGGTTTTTTCCTTTTCCAACCGAGTAGCTTCTTCAATTTTCTTATCCGCTTCAAGGGCACGACCGGGAACGAGCTCTTTGGCCATTTTGAATTGCTCACGGGCTTCCGAAAATTTCTCTTCGGCCATCAGCGTAGAGCCCTGAGCCAGGTAACTGTCAAATTGATCGTCGTCTTTTTTCTTTTGCTCTTCTTCCTTCAAGCGGTTGGCTTCAGCAATTAGCTCGGTGGTTTTTGAGTTAGTTGGAAGGATGTCTTCGGCGGCTCTAAAAGTACTTATGGCTACATCATATTGACCATCCTGCATTTGGGTTTCACCTTCCTTCACCTTAGCATCAAATTGAGCTTGAATTTCGGCTTGTTTGTCCGCCTCAATCATTTTCTTGGCTTCAGCAATGAGCTCCGGAGTGCGGTTTTCTTTTGGGTAAAAGGCATGGGCTTCTTCCAGCTTTTTGATTCCCGCGTCATACTGCTTGTCGGCAATAAGTTTTTCTCCTTCCGCCAACATCGATTCAAACTGAGCCAGTTTTTCTCCTTCAGCTTTAGCCTCTTTTAGTCTTTTGGCTTCGGCAATGAGTTCGGCGGTTTTGCTTTCGTTGGGTAGAATTTTTCCGGCAGCTTCAAATCCGGTGATAGCTTCGTCAAATTTTTCTTCTTTGAGCAAAGCTTCTGCCGAGGCAATGGCAGCATCGTATTGAGAGCGGGTTTCAGCTTGTGCCTTTTGACTTTTGAGTTTTTCCGCTTCAGCGATCAATTCAGTTGTCTTTGATTCAGAAGGGAGAATCTTTTCAGCGGCTTTGTATTGGGCAATCGCCTCATCAAACTTTTCGTTTGCCAGCAGGTCGTTTCCTTGGGCAACAGCAGCATCGTATTCGGCTCGGGTTGCTTGTTTGGCCTTGTCTTCCTTTCTTCGGTCCGCCTCGGCGATCATGGTCGCCGGGTGAGACTCATGAGGCATCACGTTCTGCGCTTCCTGGTATTTGGCTTTGGCCTCGTCAAATTTTTCTTGTTCCAAAAGAGCGTCAGCAGCCTTGACCAGTTCGTCATATTGAGATTTGATTTTGGCTTTTTCGGCTTGCAATTTCAAATCGTCGCACTCCTTCATCTTCGTGCCCGGGTAGGTTTCAGATGGCAGGATTTTAGACGCTTCTTCATACTTAGCCTTGGCCTGATCAAATTCACTGGACTTGAGCAAACCATCAGCTTCAGCGATCACTGCGTCATACTTTTCACGAATGGCGGCTTGTTTCTCTTCTTCTTTGAGTCTACCAGCTTCGGTAATTTGGGTTTTGGGATGAGTCTCCCCAGGCTTAATCTTTAAGGCTTCTTGGTAAGCGGTGACGGATTCATCCCATTTTTTCTGCTTGAACAGGTCATCTGCTTTGCCTACTGCAGCTTGGTATTCAGCGTCTAATTTTTGCTGGGCTGCCAGTTTAGCAGCCTCTTCTTTGGCCTTTTTGGCTTCGGCAATTTTGGTTTTCGGAGCAGCTTCTCCAGGCTTGAGTTTGGCAGCTTGCTCGTAGGAGGCAATGGCTCCGTCAAAATCCTGGGAGGCCAGTTTGTCATCTCCCGATTTCATGGCAGCCTTAAATTCGGCCTCCAGTTTAGCCGCTTCCTCCGCTTTGCGTTTTTCTTCTTCCAGTTGGGCTTGGAGTTTTTTGGCTTCGGTTATTTGATCCTGTGCCCATGCCTCATCAGGTTTGAGTTTAACGGCTTCCTGATACAGCGGGATCGATTCCTTGTACTTTTTGCTTTCGAAAAACGCATCGGCCTTGACTATAACTG is a window encoding:
- a CDS encoding tetratricopeptide repeat protein; the encoded protein is MSAEWRRWIMAMASVFLIAIAPAAYAQDDILDEIEAELRKEEEAKKAAAKAAKNEEKYALNYRKAVSKGDALIKSKKFDEAIAAYQEAKKWGPTEKYPDEKITEAKEMKAKAAEEAKQAEIDEKYKAVIVKADAFFESKKYKESIPLYQEAVKLKPDEAWAQDQITEAKKLQAQLEEEKRKAEEAAKLEAEFKAAMKSGDDKLASQDFDGAIASYEQAAKLKPGEAAPKTKIAEAKKAKEEAAKLAAQQKLDAEYQAAVGKADDLFKQKKWDESVTAYQEALKIKPGETHPKTQITEAGRLKEEEKQAAIREKYDAVIAEADGLLKSSEFDQAKAKYEEASKILPSETYPGTKMKECDDLKLQAEKAKIKSQYDELVKAADALLEQEKFDEAKAKYQEAQNVMPHESHPATMIAEADRRKEDKAKQATRAEYDAAVAQGNDLLANEKFDEAIAQYKAAEKILPSESKTTELIAEAEKLKSQKAQAETRSQYDAAIASAEALLKEEKFDEAITGFEAAGKILPNESKTAELIAEAKRLKEAKAEGEKLAQFESMLAEGEKLIADKQYDAGIKKLEEAHAFYPKENRTPELIAEAKKMIEADKQAEIQAQFDAKVKEGETQMQDGQYDVAISTFRAAEDILPTNSKTTELIAEANRLKEEEQKKKDDDQFDSYLAQGSTLMAEEKFSEAREQFKMAKELVPGRALEADKKIEEATRLEKEKTEKELAAAEAAEKEAKVTALLGEAKSLEEGQNYSGAKDKLAAALLIDPENGEVKTSMARVSGLLDEQEKQQREQEEAEKAAKLKAEQEGKADALLAQATTQASGGNHREALNLVDEALGLVPNYTPALEKKSEYQTALDAAVKAEKEKAAEEAEQQAAQEEKERKLAQLIAQGEQFESEGKLTDAKGKYQEALNLDSGSSEAQQKLQSVTDKMAAQEKEKAAAALAAQQAADKAELQEKVQAFIDQGNEALAAENWAAAKSAYQQALSIDDGNSTAQSQIALVDQKMAEQEAAEQARLKAEQEKQAAAAKAQEEEELKKQIESLMSEGDAALNSGDLTTAKGKFNQVLTLDASHALAGTRLQQIKDREAKEEQDRLAQEEAEKARLQAEKEKQEAAALAQAAEERKKQIQTLVDEADAAFNGGDLTTAKSKFNEVLTLEAGHTLATTRIQQITEREAKEEQERLAQEEAERARLQAEKEKQAAAARAQAAEERKKQIQTLVDEADAAFNSGDLTTAKSKFNEVLALDAGHTLANTRIQQISERQAKEEQERLAQEEAEKARLQAERDKQAAAARAEAEEKKKQEIQTLVGEADAAFNSGDLATAKTKFDQVLAMDAAHALAGTRIKQIAERQAKEEKDRLAKEEAARKKQADADRAKAEQEKKNQIASYLDLGDQQLADKKFSEALDSYEQALDLDPASAVVKSRIANANKLKSAHDRLTADQKEKLRQEEISNYMAQGKMQAIKKEFLAAKASYEKVLNLEPGHAGAKEALASIQKDVALLEAQQAEEEERRKAREALLAKVETILDAGDNYFAGGQYAEAIQEYQKGLELDPLNTELKESIRNCRKMEERAKQIHIAKTHHLPRPKPEGFKTEQLSESSVRKDKIKFQNELGRAYPEGVTEEIRKGHRKSLTYRIVVLEGIGTEYVQARHDWGGVYYFKNGHPITPYIWQLETRDPVKATN